In a genomic window of Erigeron canadensis isolate Cc75 chromosome 5, C_canadensis_v1, whole genome shotgun sequence:
- the LOC122601413 gene encoding lectin 11-like, whose product MSFSRIHIMITFLLIVSIPYAVSITFNLPNIGPQHLNREIQVNGSYISDGGLQLTPNEIGSDRTQKAGQAIYYRQLRLWDNCTGELASFSTNFTFVIDSNGATNYGDGLAFFLAEKNSVITKGGAMGLPIDPITINATNRFVAVEFDTYYNRWDPLPSNTSRVADHVGISISSLTSVRTQSWFSDITRGRECQAWITYDSVSKNLSVSFTGYRNNTIVRQDGLVYKVDLRNELPEWVIFGFSAATGASFQRNTIISWSFTSSI is encoded by the coding sequence ATGAGCTTCTCTAGGATCCATATCATGATCACTTTTTTACTTATTGTGTCCATTCCTTATGCAGTTTCAATTACTTTCAACTTACCAAATATCGGTCCACAGCATTTGAACCGTGAAATACAAGTTAATGGAAGTTATATCTCTGATGGTGGACTACAATTGACCCCAAATGAGATTGGTTCAGATCGAACCCAAAAGGCAGGACAAGCCATATACTATAGACAACTTCGCCTTTGGGACAATTGTACTGGTGAGTTAGCAAGTTTTAGTACCAATTTTACATTTGTGATCGATTCGAATGGGGCTACAAATTATGGTGATGGCCTTGCATTCTTTCTTGCTGAGAAAAACTCTGTGATCACAAAGGGTGGAGCAATGGGACTTCCAATTGATCCCATCACCATTAACGCCACAAACAGATTTGTTGCGGTGGAGTTTGATACTTATTATAATAGGTGGGACCCGTTACCCTCTAACACTTCTCGAGTTGCCGATCATGTGGGTATCAGCATTAGCTCACTTACTTCTGTTAGGACTCAGAGTTGGTTTAGCGATATAACTCGTGGAAGAGAGTGTCAAGCTTGGATTACATATGATTCGGTCTCCAAAAATCTTAGTGTTTCCTTCACTGGTTATCGAAACAATACAATCGTACGTCAAGATGGACTTGTTTACAAAGTTGATCTCAGAAATGAGTTGCCTGAATGggttatttttggattttctgcTGCAACTGGAGCTAGTTTTCAGAGAAATACCATCATATCGTGGTCATTCACTAGTTCTATCTAA
- the LOC122600712 gene encoding uncharacterized protein LOC122600712, whose product MLLPITPQFIQYSPSHHRRHRPQLLIKNTLKKPTTIFLATAASAVLILSSTMGGAIAFEPRNPPSDAAETLSNIPQMLSGDCEQGLDGDCKKARIQKPKSRKAESCTIKCVTTCIRGGDGSPGEGPINVRKPLVVFKPGFRSRHYCLVECSDICNLIKDGDDGP is encoded by the coding sequence ATGCTCCTTCCTATTACTCCCCAATTCATCCAATATTCACCTTCACACCATCGTCGTCACCGGCCACAATTACTCATCAAGAACACCCTCAAAAAACCCACAACTATCTTCCTAGCCACCGCGGCATCAGCCGTATTGATACTATCTAGCACCATGGGTGGTGCAATAGCCTTTGAGCCAAGAAACCCGCCTTCGGATGCAGCAGAAACACTTTCAAACATACCACAAATGTTGTCTGGAGATTGTGAACAAGGACTAGATGGAGATTGCAAGAAAGCTAGGATACAAAAGCCGAAATCAAGGAAAGCGGAATCTTGTACTATAAAGTGTGTGACTACTTGTATACGTGGTGGAGATGGGTCGCCTGGTGAAGGACCGATAAATGTACGAAAACCGTTGGTTGTTTTTAAACCAGGGTTTAGGAGTAGACATTATTGTTTGGTTGAGTGTTCAGATATTTGTAATTTGATTAAAGATGGAGATGATGGTCCATAA